The Ammospiza caudacuta isolate bAmmCau1 chromosome 17, bAmmCau1.pri, whole genome shotgun sequence genome has a segment encoding these proteins:
- the MAP2K3 gene encoding dual specificity mitogen-activated protein kinase kinase 3 has translation MDKKQDSKGSLEPHKPVKGKKKRDLRITCVPIKPPVANTTPPRNLDSRAFITIGDKNFEVEADDLVSISELGRGAYGVVEKVRHAQSGTIMAVKRIRATVNTQEQKRLLMDLDISMRTVDCFYTVTFYGALFREGDVWICMELMDTSLDKFYKKVLEKKKTIPEDILGKMAVSIVRALEHLHSKLSVIHRDVKPSNVLINKEGHVKMCDFGISGYLVDSVAKTMDAGCKPYMAPERINPELNQKGYNVKSDVWSLGITMIELAILRFPYESWGTPFQQLKQVVEEPSPQLPPERFSKEFVDFTAQCLRKNPAERMNYLELMEHPFFTLHDTKETDMASFVTEILGEDS, from the exons ATGGACAAGAAGCAAG attCCAAAGGATCCTTGGAGCCACACAAACCAG TGAAAGGCAAGAAGAAACGGGACCTGAGGATAACATGTGTCCCCATCAAACCACCCGTGGCCAACACCAC GCCCCCGAGGAACTTGGACTCCAGGGCCTTCATTACCATTGGAGATAAA AACTTCGAGGTGGAAGCTGATGACCTGGTGAGCATTTCAGAGCTGGGCCGTGGGGCCTACGGCGTGGTGGAGAAAGTGCGGCACGCGCAGAGCGGCACCATCATGGCCGTGAAG AGGATTCGAGCCACTGTGAACACTCAGGAGCAGAAGAGGTTGCTGATGGACCTGGACATCTCCATGAGGACAGTGGACTGCTTCTACACAGTCACCTTCTACGGAGCCCTGTTCCGTGAG GGCGACGTGTGGATCTGCATGGAACTCATGGACACTTCCCTAGATAAATTCTACAAGAAAGTActggagaagaagaaaaccaTCCCTGAAgacattttggggaaaatggcTGTGTCT ATTGTACGAGCTCTGGAGCACCTGCACAGTAAACTGTCTGTAATCCACAGAG ACGTGAAACCTTCCAACGTGCTGATCAACAAGGAGGGGCACGTGAAGATGTGTGACTTTGGGATCAGTGGTTACTTGGTGGACTCTGTAGCCAAGACCATGGATGCTGGCTGCAAACCCTACATGGCT CCAGAAAGAATAAACCCTGAGCTGAACCAGAAGGGCTACAACGTGAAGTCAGATGTCTGGAGCCTTGGCATCACAATG ATCGAGCTGGCCATTCTCCGCTTCCCGTACGAGTCCTGGGGGACGCCCTTCCAGCAGCTCAAGCAGGTGGTGGAGGAGCCCTCGCCCCAGCTGCCCCCTGAACGCTTCTCTAAGGAGTTCGTGGACTTCACAGCACAGTG cctaAGGAAGAACCCAGCTGAGCGAATGAACTATTTAGAACTTATG GAACACCCTTTCTTCACCTTGCACGACACCAAAGAGACTGACATGGCCTCCTTTGTGACAGAGATCCTCGGGGAAGACTCCTAa